The DNA region CCCTCCGGCGACCAGCCGAGCGCCAGGGCGATCACCGTCACGAGGAGCACCTGAAGGACCTCGGTGACCAGGACGGAGAGCGTCTTGGCCGCCATCAGCCCCCAGCGCGGCAGCGGCGAGGCGGCGAGCCGCTTCAGCACGCCGTACCGCCGCTCGAAGCCCGTGGCGATCGCCTGGCCGGTGAACGCCGTCGACATCACGGCGAGCGCGAGGATGCCGGGCGTGAGGAAGTCGACCGCCTTGCCCTCGCCCGTGTCGACGATGTCCACCGCGCTGAACAGCACCAGCAGCAGCGTCGGGATGATCACCGTCAGGAGCAGCTGCTCGCCGTTGCGCAGCAGCATCTTCGTCTCCAGTGCCGCCTGCGTCGCGATCATGCGGGGGAGCGGGGCGGCTCCCGGCCTCGGCGCGTACGTGCCTGTGCCCTCGCCGGTGGTCCGGGCGTCCGTTTCCGCGGTCATCCGCGCAGCTCCTTACCGGTGAGCTCCAAGAAGACGTCCTCCAGGGTGTGCCGCTCGACCGAGATCTTCTCCGGCATCACCCCGTGCTGGGCGCACCAGGTGGTGACGGTCGCGAGCAGCTGCGGGTCGACCTTGCCGCCCACGCGGTACGAGCCCGGGGTCAGCTCGGCCGCCGTGCAGTCCGCAGGGAGGGCCTTGAGGAGGGAGGCCACGTCGAGGCCGGGGCGGCCGGAGAAGCGCAGGGT from Streptomyces sp. NBC_00258 includes:
- a CDS encoding ABC transporter permease, with translation MTAETDARTTGEGTGTYAPRPGAAPLPRMIATQAALETKMLLRNGEQLLLTVIIPTLLLVLFSAVDIVDTGEGKAVDFLTPGILALAVMSTAFTGQAIATGFERRYGVLKRLAASPLPRWGLMAAKTLSVLVTEVLQVLLVTVIALALGWSPEGNPLAVLLLLILGTAAFSGLGLLMAGTLKAEATLAAANLVFLLLLVGGGVVVPLEKFPDAAQDLLGLLPISALSEGLRDVLQHGAGMPWGDLGILAVWGVVGLGAAGKFFRWE